Below is a window of Longimicrobium sp. DNA.
ATTTCGGCCTCGGGCGCCCCGGCAGCAAGCAGAGCGAGCACGTCGGCCACCCGGATCCGCATGCCTCGGATGCACGGTCGGCCGCCACACTGCCCAGGGCGGAACGTGATGCGAGCTAGAAGTTCGGTGTCAGACATGGCAGGCTCTTATCAGGGCGAATGCAACAAGATAACGAGGAGCGCAAAATTGCGCCCCTCGCCAGCAACGAACCGCAGCTGACGACCCAAGGGTCAGCGGATGGTGGCACCCCCGCACGGCGGGCGCGGAACACTCTCGACCCTACGCTCAGGGTACCGGCTGGAGGACCGCGCGGACAAAGGTCGTGCGGACCGTGCAAGGCCGTCGCGGCACGTGGACCCGGGCCCTGCTGGCGATCTCATCGGGGATTTCCCTCCCGCCTGACCCCATCAGCTCGCCGGCGTGGACCAGCGGATCTGCCCCCGTAGCGCGGGGCCGCCACCCTCGCAGTGCTGCTCGAAGCGCAGCTCGACCTCGGTAATCTTGCCCGCGGTGTAGACGACCCGGTCCACGACGAACCACCCGGTAAGCGTGTTGCAGCCGCCCTGTCCGCCCCAGGAGAGGCCGCCTTTCAGCGGGTTGTGGAAGGGGTAGCGGCGCAGGTCACCGTAGTAACCCGGCTTCAGCTCGGTCAAGTTGTTCATGGCCTTGAACTCGCCCCGCCAGTTCTCGTCCGCGGCGACGTTGACGGTGAGGAGTCCGGCGTTGCTGCTGACGGAAAATGCACCCGTCTGATACAGGTACGTCTTCCCCCCGCCGATGTAATCGCCCGCATCGCTCTTGAGATAGACGTAGCTGCCGGTGGCCGGGACCGCTGAGGCATCCGCGCGCCAGAGCGTGCTCGGCGGCGGGTTCACCGGCTCGGGCGGCGTGGCGACATCCGCCGCGGACCAGCGGATCTGGCCGCGCAGCGCGGGGCCGCCCTCTTCGCAGTGCTGCTCGAAGCGCAGCTCGATCTCGGTGATCTTGCCCGCGGTGTAGACGACCCGGTCTACGACGAACCAGCCGGACAGCGTGTTGCACCCGCGCCCCTGCCCACTCCAGGAGAGGCCTCCCTCCAGCGGGTTGTGGAAGGGGTACCGGCGGAGGTCACCGTAGTAACCCGGCTTCAGCTCGGTCAGGTGGTTCATCGCCTTGAACTCGCCCCGCCAGTTCTCGTCCGCGGCGACGGTGACGGTCATGAGGCCGTCGCTGCCGCTCACGGCAAACGCGCCGGTCTGGTAGAGGTGCGTCCTCCCCCCTCCGACGAAGTCGCCCGCATCGCTTTTCAGGTATACGTAGCTGCCGCTGGCGGGGACCGCTGCGGCATCCGCCCGCCAGAGGTTGCTGGGAGGCGGGTTCACCGGAAGGGGCGGCGGAGGAACGTCCGCCGCGGACCAGCGGATCTGGCCGCGCAGCGCGGGGCCGCCCCCTTCGCAGTGCTGCTCGAAGCGCAGCGCGATCTCGGTCAGGTTCCCGCCAGCGTAGGTAACCTGATCGACGACGAACCACCCGGTGAGCATGTTGCAGTTGCGTCCTTCGCCGCCCCACGACATGCCGCCCTTCAGGCGATTGTGGAAGGGGTAGCGGCGAAGGTCGCCATAGTACCCGGGCTTCAGTTCGGTCAGGCTGTTCATCGCCTGGAAGTCGCCGCGCCAGGATTCCCTGGCGGTGACGCCCACCGAGAGAAGTCCTCCCGACGCGGTCACGGACAGCGCGCCACCGGGGTACGTGTACGACCTCCCTCCCGCGATGAAGTCCCCGATGTCGCTCTGCAGGTAAACGTAGTTGCCCGTCGCGGGAACCACTCCGGGGGCCGGGCGCCACAGGGTGCTCGGGGGCGGGTTCACCGGACCTGGTGGAACCGTCGGATCCGCGGCCGACCACTGAATTCTCCCGCGCAGGGCGGGAGTACTCCCTTCACAGTGCTGCTCGAAGCGAAGCTCGAGGGCGGTGAGCTGGTCCGCCTCGTAGGTGGCGCGCTCCACCGTGAGCGATGCCGAGAGCGTGTTGCACCCACGCCCTTCTCCGGCCCAGCTCAATCCACCGGCGGCGGGATCGTGGAACGGGGAACGGCTGAGGCCGGTGAAGGTGCCGGGGACGACCTTGTTGTGCTTGCTGGGGAGTACGAACTCTCCATCCCAATGCTGGTCGCCCTCCACCCGCACCGTGATCTTCCCCCCGGTCGCCTGTACGGCCAGCACGGCGTCGGACTTGGTGTAGCGGTAGGAGTGCCCTTGGCCGACGAAGTCGCCCGGGTCGCTGGCGATCTCCACGAAGCTGGGCGCTACCGGCGGTTCGGGAGTGCGGTC
It encodes the following:
- a CDS encoding DUF433 domain-containing protein — encoded protein: MSDTELLARITFRPGQCGGRPCIRGMRIRVADVLALLAAGAPEAE